Proteins encoded together in one Phyllostomus discolor isolate MPI-MPIP mPhyDis1 chromosome 6, mPhyDis1.pri.v3, whole genome shotgun sequence window:
- the LOC114490157 gene encoding olfactory receptor 10AG1-like has protein sequence MKNKLKTEKSNVTTMMEFVLLGFSDIPSMQWLLFGIFLVIYLTILMCNSIIILITKIDPALHTPMYFFLSNFSFLEICYVTVTIPRMLMDLLSQKGNISLLACATQMFFVLMFGGSECLLLTVMAYDRYVAICNPLHYTVVMNQKVCVQLVIASWVSAVPVIIGQTWQIFSLPFCVSNAINHFFCDLPAVLKLACGDTFVSEVILYGSAVVYIIIPFLLIVASYGKIISNILKLSSARGKAKAFSTCSSHLIVVILFYGTATITYLQPKPNESKGIGKLVSLFYTVLTPTLNPIIYTLRNKDIMVALKKLLSHYNDSNT, from the coding sequence atgaagaacaaattaaaaacagaaaaatcgaATGTCACTACAATGATGGAATTTGTTCTCTTGGGCTTTTCTGATATCCCAAGTATGCAGTGGCTTCTATTTGGGATATTTTTAGTCATCTATCTGACCATCCTCATGTGCAATAGCATCATTATACTGATAACAAAAATTGACCCTGCTCTCCACACccccatgtatttttttctcagcaattTTTCCTTTCTAGAAATCTGTTATGTTACAGTCACTATCCCAAGAATGCTCATGGACCTTTTGAGCCagaaaggaaacatttctttGCTCGCTTGTGCAACACAAATGTTTTTCGTCCTTATGTTCGGAGGCTCAGAGTGTCTCCTCTTGACAGTGATGGCttatgaccgctatgtggccatttGCAACCCTCTGCATTACACTGTAGTGATGAACCAGAAGGTCTGTGTCCAGCTGGTGATTGCCTCCTGGGTCAGCGCAGTTCCAGTCATAATCGGGCAAACATGGCAGATTTTTTCTCTGCCCTTTTGTGTATCTAATGCAATCAATCATTTCTTCTGTGACCTCCCAGCAGTACTCAAGCTAGCTTGTGGGGACACGTTTGTGAGTGAGGTAATACTCTATGGATCTGCAGTGGTATATATCATAATTCCGTTTCTGTTAATTGTTGCCTCCTATGGCAAAATTATTTCCAACATTCTGAAACTATCATCAGCCAGAGGCAAGGCTAAAGCTTTCTCCACCTGTTCCTCTCACCTCATAGTTGTCATCTTATTCTATGGCACAGCTACTATCACTTATTTACAACCCAAACCAAATGAATCTAAAGGAATTGGAAAACTGGTCTCTCTTTTCTACACCGTTTTGACCCCAACATTGAATCCCATCATATACACCCTGAGGAACAAAGACATCATGGTGGCACTGAAAAAACTACTAAGTCATTACAATGATTCAAACACTTGA
- the LOC114490192 gene encoding olfactory receptor 5F1 gives MTRTNYTLVTEFILLGLADTLELQVFLFLFFLVIYTLTVLGNVGMILLIRSDSRLHTPMYFFLANLSFVDVCYSSTITPKMLVDLLSEKKTISFAGCFLQMYFFIALATTECLLFGLMAYDRYVAICNPLLYPVVMSRTVCLKMAAGAFTAGLLNSMVNTSYVSRLPFCGSNVIHHFFCDSPPLFKLSCSDTHLNESIISTFAGVNLVGTLLVILASYSYILFSIFRMHSGEGRHKAFSTCASHLAAVILFYSTAIYTYLRPTSSYSLGQDKVASVFYTVVIPMLNPLIYSLRNKDVKKALWDAITKKRISSFL, from the coding sequence ATGACCAGAACAAATTATACCTTGGTGACTGAGTTCATCCTGCTGGGATTGGCAGACACACTGGAACTACAGGTTTtcctcttcttgttctttttagtGATTTACACACTGACAGTTTTGGGGAATGTTGGGATGATCCTCTTAATCAGGAGTGATTCCCGACTTCACACACCCATGTATTTCTTCCTGGCTAACCTGTCCTTTGTGGACGTGTGTTATTCCTCCACCATCACCCCAAAGATGCTGGTGGATTTACTGTCAGAGAAGAAAACCATCTCCTTTGCTGGCTGCTTTCTGCAGATGTACTTCTTCATTGCCTTGGCCACAACTGAATGCCTCCTCTTTGGGCTGATGGCCTATGATCGCTATGTGGCCATATGCAACCCTCTGCTTTACCCAGTGGTCATGTCCAGGACAGTCTGCCTGAAAATGGCAGCAGGGGCTTTCACAGCGGGACTGTTGAACTCCATGGTGAACACGAGCTATGTGAGCAGGCTGCCATTCTGTGGTTCCAATGTCATCCATCACTTCTTCTGTGACAGCCCCCCACTCTTTAAGCTCTCATGTTCTGACACACACCTGAATGAAAGCATCATTTCCACTTTTGCTGGAGTGAACTTGGTCGGAACTCTGCTGGTCATCCTTGCATCCTACTCCTACATTCTCTTCTCCATCTTTCGTATGCATTCTGGGGAGGGACGACACAAAGCTTTCTCAACCTGTGCCTCTCACCTGGCAGCTGTAATTCTGTTCTACTCCACTGCCATCTACACTTATCTGAGACCTACTTCCAGCTACTCCCTGGGTCAGGACAAAGTGGCTTCTGTCTTCTACACAGTGGTGATCCCCATGTTAAATCCTCTGATCTACAGCCTCAGGAATAAGGATGTAAAGAAAGCTTTGTGGGATGCAATCACAAAGAAAAGGATCTCTTCATTCCTGTGA